From the Quercus lobata isolate SW786 chromosome 6, ValleyOak3.0 Primary Assembly, whole genome shotgun sequence genome, one window contains:
- the LOC115950107 gene encoding peptidyl-prolyl cis-trans isomerase CYP28, chloroplastic-like — protein sequence MARSLTPQPQLLLSHNHHPPPPLHLNPIITRCSLLLSNTSLSLTTTTPPPPSLASPPLDTTITDRIFMDFSLCPTTFLPNTNPTLSPDPSTPLYTESFLLGCLILGLYGHLVPLTVSNFSLCVPPLPLPYTRTPSSTKYFH from the coding sequence ATGGCCCGCTCTTTAACACCCCAACCTCAACTCCTCCTCTCCCACAACCACcaccctcctcctcctctccACCTCAACCCCATAATCACCCGTTGCTCCCTCCTCCTCTCCAACACTTCACTCTCCCTCACCACCACCACTCCACCACCACCCTCACTAGCCTCTCCTCCACTTGACACCACTATCACCGACCGTATCTTCATGGACTTCAGCCTCTGCCCCACCACTTTCCTCCCCAACACCAACCCAACTCTCTCCCCTGACCCCTCCACTCCTCTCTACACTGAATCCTTCCTCTTAGGCTGCCTCATTCTTGGCCTCTATGGCCACCTCGTCCCTCTTACTGTCTCCAACTTCAGTCTATGTGTTCCTCCACTTCCTCTTCCTTATACAAGAACACCCTCGTCCACAAAATATTTCCACTAA
- the LOC115950108 gene encoding TMV resistance protein N-like codes for MATQATSSSPSSTSSSSSSCPRWKYDVCLSFCGVDTRMNFIDHLYTALKQKSIITFRDDERLERGKYISPELLKAIEESKYTIIVLSTNYASSRWCLIELAKIVECMKKTRLTVLPVFYHVDPSDVRNRRGTLVEAFAKHEKDTKVNTKDVQAWKAASRDVGHIARWHVHDRYESKVIQEIIGRICTELYHKFSSVCEDLVGMDSRVEEMLGSYLGEGLGDVHFVGICGMGGMGKTTLAQEIYRRISGNFEVGKFIANVREETKNQGLVSLQKQLLSKTLMESEINISNVYEGINVIRNTLCNKKDFIVLDDVDGEEQLEALAGKHDWFGAGSRIILTSRDSHFLQRNEVDGVYKIKGLNDYEALKLFSWSGFKKPHPKENYVDLCKYFVNYAKGLPLALKVVGSLLYAKGRNEWKNALDRLKEEPNRTILDILQISFDGFTNSEKGLFLDIACFFKGEKKDCKSDILESFGYYPDYNIGVLKDKSLITINDYGILWMHDLLQDMGQEIIRRESPREPGRRSRLWIYKDVIHVLKNNIGTEAVEGIMIKVPIQKIQHLHAETFSKMKNLRFLKIGDEKFPQDFINGTMQLPKSLNYLSDELRIVEWLGYPFKSMPTSFQPNRLVELRMRCSYIKQLWKGIMNLDELRLIDLSDSQNLIEMPDLSGAPKLKQLILQRCIRLSKIHASLGNLKCLIRLDLNGCKSLESLTPKISLEALEILDLVGCSRLKKFPEIVGNMPRLSKLCLSGTAIKDLSISTKYLTGLIKLDLRDCKNLSSLSSACCCSMSLKILTLSGCSKLNELPEDLGNIKGLKGDEDIYRIIIPGREIPKWFRHQSVGTSVNLQVPLDKLKGVAVCALFVLRQQHPRYLLHKLHCYLKANGDESHMCCIFVWEIYGKIESYHLYLGYYPYKSFNQKLKSQINANGLGQIEIALKTDGPRLEVTKCGACLIFE; via the exons ATGGCCACTCAAGCAACTTCCTCCTCCCCCTCTTcaacttcatcttcttcttcttcttgccCTCGATGGAAATATGATGTGTGCCTCAGTTTTTGCGGTGTTGACACCCGCATGAATTTTATAGATCATCTCTATACTGCTTTAAAACAAAAGAGTATTATCACCTTCAGGGATGATGAAAGACTTGAGCGAGGAAAGTATATTTCTCCAGAGCTCTTGAAAGCAATAGAAGAGTCCAAGTATACTATCATCGTTCTTTCAACAAATTATGCTTCTTCAAGGTGGTGCTTGATTGAACTAGCAAAAATTGTTGAATGCATGAAAAAGACCAGATTGACAGTTTTGCCTGTCTTTTATCATGTGGATCCCTCTGACGTAAGGAATCGGAGAGGCACTCTTGTTGAAGCCTTTGCTAAACATGAGAAAGATACCAAAGTTAACACAAAGGATGTGCAAGCATGGAAAGCTGCTTCGAGAGATGTGGGTCATATAGCTAGATGGCATGTGCATGATAG GTATGAATCAAAAGTTATCCAAGAAATCATTGGAAGGATATGCACTGAGTTGTATCATAAATTCTCAAGTGTTTGTGAGGACCTTGTTGGAATGGACTCACGTGTGGAGGAAATGTTGGGTTCATACTTAGGTGAAGGGTTGGGTGATGTTCACTTTGTTGGGATATGCGGGATGGGTGGAATGGGCAAAACAACTCTTGCACAAGAAATTTATAGAAGAATTTCAGGTAACTTTGAAGTTGGTAAGTTTATTGCTAATGTTAGAGAAGAAACTAAAAATCAAGGTCTagtttctttacaaaaacaacttCTTTCTAAGACCCTCATGGAAAGTGAAATAAATATATCGAATGTTTATGAGGGAATCAATGTTATAAGGAATACATTATGTAATAAAAAGGATTTtattgttcttgatgatgtggatgGAGAAGAACAATTAGAAGCATTAGCAGGGAAACATGATTGGTTTGGTGCGGGGAGTAGAATTATTCTAACAAGTAGAGATAGTCATTTCTTGCAAAGAAATGAAGTGGATggtgtatataaaattaaaggGTTGAATGATTATGAAGCTTTGAAGCTTTTTAGTTGGAGCGGTTTTAAGAAACCCCATCCTAAAGAAAATTATGTGGATTTGTGTAAGTACTTTGTGAACTATGCTAAAGGCCTTCCTTTAGCTCTTAAAGTTGTAGGTTCTTTGTTGTATGCTAAAGGAAGGAATGAATGGAAAAATGCCCTAGATAGACTAAAAGAAGAACCTAATAGAACCATTTTGGATATACTTCAAATAAGTTTTGATGGGTTTACAAATTCTGAAAAAGGATTGTTTCtagatattgcatgttttttcaaaggagaaaaaaaggaTTGCAAAAGTGATATACTGGAAAGTTTTGGTTATTATCCAGACTACAATATTGGTGTTCTTAAGGACAAATCTCTCATAACCATTAATGACTATGGAATTTTGTGGATGCATGATTTGCTGCAAGATATGGGTCAAGAAATCATTCGTCGCGAATCCCCTAGAGAGCCTGGTAGACGTAGTAGGTTGTGGATTTATAAGGATGTCATTCATGTATTGAAGAATAATATT ggAACTGAGGCAGTTGAAGGCATAATGATAAAAGTTCCtattcaaaaaattcaacacTTGCATGCTGAAACCTTCTCAAAGatgaaaaatttgagatttctcaaaattggtgatgagaaatttccACAAGACTTCATAAATGGTACTATGCAACTTCCAAAAAGTCTTAATTATCTTTCTGACGAGTTACGCATTGTAGAATGGCTCGGATATCCTTTTAAATCTATGCCAACTAGTTTTCAACCAAACAGACTTGTTGAACTTAGAATGCGTTGCAGCTACATCAAACAACTGTGGAAAGGAATTATG AATTTAGATGAGTTAAGACTCATTGACCTAAGTGACTCCCAAAACTTGATTGAGATGCCGGACCTTAGTGGAGCCCCAAAGCTTAAGCAATTGATTCTTCAACGTTGTATAAGACTATCCAAGATTCATGCATCTCTTGGAAATCTCAAATGCCTTATTCGATTGGATCTAAATGGTTGCAAGAGCCTTGAGAGCCTTACACCTAAGATCAGCTTGGAAGCACTAGAAATTCTTGATCTTGTTGGTTGTTCAAGACTGAAGAAGTTTCCAGAAATTGTTGGAAATATGCCACGTTTGTCAAAACTTTGTTTGAGCGGGACTGCTATAAAAGATTTATCAATATCAACAAAGTATTTAACTGGACTTATTAAATTAGATCTAAGAGACTGTAAAAACCTTTCAAGTCTTTCAAGTGCCTGTTGTTGTTCGATGTCTCTAAAAATTCTCACTTTATCTGGGTGCTCAAAACTTAATGAACTGCCAGAAGATTTGGGGAATATCAAAGGTCTCAAA GGAGATGAAGACATTTATCGTATTATAATTCCTGGAAGAGAAATTCCGAAATGGTTTAGGCATCAAAGTGTGGGGACTTCAGTGAATTTACAAGTGCCTTTAGATAAATTGAAGGGAGTCGCTGTGTGTGCACTTTTTGTACTCCGCCAACAACATCCACGTTACCTACTTCATAAGCTTCATTGTTACTTGAAAGCCAACGGAGATGAAAGCCATATGTGCTGCATTTTTGTTTGGGAGATATATGGTAAGATTGAATCGTATCATCTTTACTTGGGTTACTATCCCTATAAATCATTCAATCAGaaattgaaaagtcaaataaatGCTAATGGATTGGGTCAAATTGAGATTGCACTTAAAACCGATGGTCCAAGATTAGAGGTTACAAAATGTGGGGCCTGTTTGATATTTGAATAG